AAACAGCAGGGCAAAGCGGTAGTCGGGCGAGCGCTTGAGCCGCGCCAACGCGCGCCCCAGCCGGTCGACCAGCAGCGCGCGGTTGGGCAGGCCGGTAAGCACGTCGTGCAGGGCATCGTGCTGCAGGCGCTGCTCGGCCGACTTTCGATCGGTGATGTCGGTCTGCGACCCGGCCATGCGCATGGCCTGCCCGGACGCATCCCAGATCGCCAGGCCACGGCAGAGCATCCAGCGGTAGTTGCCGTCGCGGTGCAGCACGCGGTACTCGTGCTCGAACTGGGCGATCAGCCGCCGGAAGTGCGCCGCGAGATGCACCTCGAGCCGCTCGCGGTCGTCGGGGTGGACACGCTTAAACCACTCGTCGGGAGTATTGCCGATCTCCTCTTCGGCATAGCCAAGCATGCTCTTCCAGCGCGGCGAGAAGAACAGCTGGTCGCGCTTCAGATCCCAATCCCAAAGCCCATCGTTGGCGCCCTGCGCGGCCAGTGCATAGCGCTCTTCGCTCTCGCGCAAGGCCACCTCGGCCTGCTTATCGGCGCTGATATCGCGAAACACGGCCACGCCACCCGAGAGTGTGCCATCGGGTTCGCGCAGCGGGCGGGCCGTGACGCTAAGCCACTGGCTGGGCTCATGTGCAGTCGGTGCGATGAAGATCTCGGCAGAGTCGATTGATCTGCCGTGGATCGCCTGGGCCAGCGGTAGCTCGTCGGACCGGTAGATCGTGACCTGATCGGCATGATGAAAATTTTCAAGCGGATGCCCAACCGACGGCAAAAATTCCACCAGCCGGTCGGCCAGCGTATGGCGTGCCGCCGGGTTCTGGTGAACTAGCGCGCCGGCAGTATCGACGACGACCACGCCGTCGCCCATGCTGTCGAGGATCGACTGGAGCACGGTGGTCTGGCGTCTGAAGGCCGCTTCAGAGCGCTCGAGTGCGGTGGCGCGCTGCTCGGCCAGCGCAGTGCGCTCGGCCACGCGCTGCTCAAGCGTCTGGAGGTAGGCGCGTTCTTGTTCGCGCAGGCGTTTCTTATCGAGGCAGGCATTGACGCGTGCATTCAGCAACACCGAGTTGTAGGGCTTGAACAAGTAATCTTCCGCGCCATGCTTGATGCATGTAATGATACTCTCGATCTCGGTATCGGCCGAAATCACAATCACCGGAATGTCGCTCAGCTGCGGGTCGCCCTTGAGCTCGGCTAGCACTTCGAAACCGCTCATCACCGGCATCATAATATCGAGCAGCACGAGATCGAATTTGTGCGCACGGAGCAGATCAAGCGCCTGCCGGCCGTTGCCGGCGAGCATGACGGTATGCTTGAGATCCTTGAGGTAGCGGGCCAGTAGGTCGCGTAGAAACTCCTGATCGTCGACGACTAGGACATTGCCGGAAGAAGGTGTCATACTCTGCCTCGTGCTCTTAGCTCCCGATGGCGGCGTGGCCATCCATACTCGAAGTGACCGCACAGCAGCGCCTGTGCCAGACGGTAAGGATAGTGTACTTGGTTTCGCCTACACAAACATGGCTAACTTAGGTACGAAACAATTGCAATCATAAAACAGTTGCGCGCTTGTGCAGCAATTATCACTGCGTGTTGCCAATTCGCCACAGCCACCGGCACCACCAATGTTACAGTAGTCGCAGCAGCACTACCGGCAAATTGCTTACTAAGCATCAAGGAAGCTGACCATGCAACCACAATCGCAGCCCAACTCGGCCATTCCACCGATCTTCATTGTGTCGGGCGGGGCGGGCGCGCTCGGCAAACATGTGGCACGGGTCGCGCTCGCGCAGTTTCCTGGTGCCGCGCCCGAGGTGATCGTGATCCCGCAGGTGTGCCGCAGCGAGCAGATGGCCGAGGTGATCGCCCAGGTGGCGGCGCGCAATGGCCTGATCATCCACACAATGGTCGACCCATACCTGCGCGCGGTGTTGTTAGACATGGCGCGCGAACATAAGCTGACCACGATCGATACGATTGGCGACCCGCTCGCGCAGCTGGCGGCGCTGTTCGGGCAGGCGCCGCTGGGCCAGCCGGGGCTGTACCAGGGCGACTACGACGCGTACCTCGAGCGGATCAAGGCGATCGAGTACACCGTCGACCATGACGATGGGCGTAGCCCGCATCACCTCGACCAGGCCGACGTAGTGCTCACCGGGGTTTCGCGCGTAGGCAAGACGCCGCTGAGCATCTACCTTTCGGTGCTGGGCTGGAAGGTTGCGAATGTGCCGCTGGTGAAACAGGTGCCGCCGCCGCCCGAGCTGTTCACGATCGACCGGCGCCGGGTAGTCGGGCTGATGATTGACGTCGATATCTTGATGCAGCACCGGCGCTGGCGCCAGAGCGCCAACGCCGGTATGGGCGGCCGATCGTACTCCGACCCCGAAGAGCTATACGAGGAGATCGAAGCGGCGCGGCGCGTATTTCGCCAGGGTGGCTTCGCGGTGATTAACGTGACCAACAAGCCGATCGAGGAGAGCGCCGACCATGTCATCGCGCTGATCAGCCGCTACTTCGAGCACCGGCTGACCATGCCGGGCGCGGCGCGCTAAGCGCTGCATAGCCAGCCCTCAGAATCTTAGCGGCGCTCGATTGGCTTGGCCAGCCCGGCCGCCTCGATCGCCCACCGCGCGCTGGCGCGGCCCAGGTGCCAGCCTGGCCAGCCGTCGCGCTGCTGCTGCTCGGCCAGCTGCCAATACTGCTGCGCCAGTGCATCGGCGATATCCTGGCGCGCACGATCATCGAGCTGGCTGAGCGCGGCCACCAGCGCGGGCGTGGCATCGGGCGAGAGCTGCGTCAGGTAGTAGGTATCGACCTGCTCGCCGCCGCGCTGTTGCTCGGCCGATAGATCGCTCCGGCCAATGTTCTCGCGCACGATCAGCGCATCGGGGTTAGCCAGGTTCAGCACCAGCACATACGCCACCAGCGACACCAGCCCGCCGAATGTGAAGACCTGCGGGCGGCCGCGCAGCAGCGCGACCACAAACAGCGCCAGCACTACCGCCAGCCAGATCATGAAGCTGTGGGTGTAGATCCGTAGCTCGGTGTAGCCATAGGCGTGCTCGTAGAGCTGCATGCGCTGAAATGCCGACGCCAGCAGCCCGAGCACCAGCGCAATCATAGCTGTGCAGGCCGCGTTGAACGCGCGCCGGTGTGACGGCACCGGGCGCCGTGTGATGATCGCCAGGGTGCAGAGCAGCCCCAGCGCCAGGCAGGCCACCGCCAGCAGCTCGAAGAAGCCGCGCCGCGCATACTCGGCGTAGGTCATGCCCGTGCGCGCCAGCGTATCGAGGCCACCGAAGAAGTATGCGCCCTGGATGGCCATGAAACCGCCGAACAGGAGATCGACCAGCACCAGCACGGTGAGCGCCTCGATCGCACCCAGCCCGATCGGCGCCTGGCGCGGCATGCGCAGCCGCTGCGTATCGCCCTCGGCCGGCAGATCCTCGATCGCGTGGGCCTCGGCCGGGTCGATATAGATCAGGCCGATCAGCGCGCGCGCCACTGCACCGAACGCACGCCCAAACCCCGAGCGCTCGTCGCCGAGCAACGCCACCAATAGCCCACCGGCGCAGGCCCAGGTAGCTGCCGCAACAAAGAATGCGTGCCCAATCAGCTGCGTGAGATCGAGCGGCAGATCGAAGCTCAGAATCTGCTCGACGTAACTCGCGAAGATCGAATCGGCCGACATCAGCAGGCCGGTGAAGATGAACAGTACCGGCAGCGCCAGCAGCAGGCCGCAGCCGATCGGGCGCAACCACGGGCCAACCCGCCGGTCGGTGGGCGTGGCAGCGCGCTGCCTGGTCGCATACAGCGCTGCCGCAGCCGGCTGAAAGGCCATATCGCTGAGGCCCGCGATTAGCTGGGCGATGGTATGGGCAACCGGCTGGCGCGCGAGCGCCGCGCCGCGATAGCTGCTGGCCAACAGCGCGAGCATGCCCAGCACGGCCAGCGCGTTGAGCGTGGTGAGTGTGGCCGAGGCGCGCCAAGCCAGGCAGGCCGCAAATACGAGCGCCCCGGCGGCGAGCCACAGGTTGGCGCGGGTAGGAGTGCGCCGCTCGGCAGTGCTAAGCGCCGCCAGCGCCGCCAACCCCATGCCGGCGAACAGCGGGGCCGAGATGCCGAACGAGCGATCGTAGAATAGGTAGTCGGCCAGGAGCCCAAGCACCAGTGCGGCGAGCAGCACCTGGGCAGGTTGGCGAAGTGACGCAGGCATAGATGAAGCTCCAATCTGGGCGTGGTCGCATCCTATACCTGTTATACCAGCCTGGGGCCGCGAATGATACTGTGCGGGTGCGCATCGCAATGCACTCGTGTGCTTGACGCGGCGCCTAGCGGGGCGCTAATCGTCGCCGGCCTCACCAGCCATTATTACCGCGATCGGGCGCATACGCGCCAGCGGCTCGATCAGGCCGGCTGCGACCTGCAGGCTGATCACGCGCTCGATGTCTTTGTAGGCCTGGGGCGCCTCGTCGACGCTCAGGCCGTCGATCAGCACATCGTGCTGCTCGAGTAGTGTGCGCGCATCGCGCATGCTGATGCTGTTGCGCGCGGCTGTGCGGCTGCCGCGGCGGCCAGCGCCGTGCGAGGCGCTATTGAGCGCGGCGGGCTGGCCGCGCCCGGCCACCAGGTACGATGGCGTGGCCATACTGCCAGGGATCACGCCAAGCACACCGGCCTCGGCCGGCGTGGCGCCCTTGCGATGAATGACGGTGTCGCCGTCGCGCCAGGCAAAGTTGTGATGGTTCTGCACCACCACCAGCTCGCGCAGCCGGGCGAGCCGCGCGAAGGCCGCATGGATCACCTCGTGGTTGGCGCGCGCGTAGGCGCCGGCCAGCTCCATGGCGGCCCAGTACTCCTGGCCAGCCTCGCGATCGAGGTCGAGCCACTCGTACATCTTGGGAACCCGTGCGCGCTGGGCCGTCTCGTGGGCCGCCACGCGCATATAGTGCGTGGCCAGCGCGTGGCCCACACCGCGCGAGCCACTGTGAGTCAGCAGGCCGCAGAAGCGCTGGGGCACGTTCAGTGCCGGTGCTGTGGCGAATGGATCGCCCGTACTCGTGGGTAGCAGCTCGCCGACGACCAGCTCGGCGAAGTGGTTGCCGCTGCCGCTGGTGCCTAGCTGTGCGGCGGCCTTGGCGCGCAGGTTGCGCGTCTGGGCAGTCAGCCCCCAGGCGGGATCATCGAGGACTGCGTGGTCGGCCGGGCGCGGGCGAGCAACGCCAGTGCCGAATAGCGTGACCGATCTGAGCGCAGCGAACAGCTCGGCGCGCCGGCGTAGCCACTCGTCGGGCGGCATGTCGAAGATCGTCAGGTGCATGCGGCAGCCGATGTCGACCCCGACCATGGCCGGGGCTACCGCGCGGTAGGCCGCGAACACCCCGCCGATTGGTAGCGCGTAGCCGGGGTGTGCGTCGGGCATAAGCGCGCCGCGCAGCGCGATCGGCAGGCGCAGCGCCAGCTCGAGCTGGGCCAGCGCCGGCGGCTCGATATCGGCGCCGATCTCGCCGTACACCTGGAACGGCCGGGGCAGCTCGTGCAGGCGCGCCAGCGCCGGCGGCGGGCCAAACTCGCCAGTGATCGCCGCAACGATCTGCTCGGCGCCGTGGCCAGCCTTCTTGAGCGCGGCTGCACGCTTAGCGATCTCGGTGAAGCGCTTGTCGCCCTTCCATGGCTCGATGAGCTGGTGTGGTTTCATGTCAAACTCGGTCTGATTACTTGGGTTTTCTGGTGGTGGCGAAGCCACCTCAAACCCCCACGGTACGCTCGCGGCTGTATCATTCGCGGAAAAATCGCATACAAGAACCAGGAAAGTACCGCTCTACTGAGAGCGCTGCGCCCTAGAAGGTTGCCTCAACCATAAGCGCGTGCGCCAGGCGGCGCTGGTACTCGGCGCGGCTGATCTCGATCGCGCCAAACTGGCGCATGTGATCACCCACGATGTACTGCGAGTCGAGCAGAGTGAAGCCGCCACAGCGCAGCCGCTCGACCAGGTACACCAGCGCGACCTTGCTGGCGTCGGTAGTGCGGCTGAACATGCTCTCGCCGGCGAACAGGCCGCGCAGGGCCACGCCATACAGCCCGCCCACCAGCTCGCCACCGGCCCATGCCTCGACGCTATGCGCGAAGCCGAGATCGTGTAGCGCAGTATAGGCATCGACCATAGCCTCGGAGATCCAGGTGCCGTCGTGGCCGGGGCGTGGTGCGGCACAGGCGCGCATCACCGTGCGGAAGCAGGTATCGACGCGGATCTCGAAACCGCCGTTGCGCACGCGCCGGGCCAGCCGTTTGGACACATGGAACGCATCGAGCGGGATGATCGCGCGGAGCTTGACGTCGTACCACTCGATCTGGCCGTCCTCGCCGGCCATGGGAAACAGCCCCTGGCAGTAGCCGGCGATCAGCATATCGGGGGTTAGGTTCATAGAATGCAGAAGCCAGGAGTCAGGAGTCAGGCGTCAGCATGGCCAAGCATATGCTGAGCCCTGACTCCTGGGCGGCTAGACCTCGACAAAGTACGACTTACACGCCGCCGCGATCAGCTCGCGCGACATAGTCGGCTGGGTGCGTGTGAAGTGCGCGATATCGATCAGCTGGTCGATCAAGTCGCGCGGGTGGCAGGCGCGCAGCTCCATGTTGCGCTTGGTATACTCGTGCTCGAGCAAGTAGCGCAGGCCTTCGTCACTGTAGGGCACATTCTTGGCCTTGCAGATCCGCCGCAAGATCTCGCGGTACTCGGGCGGCGAAGGGTTCGTGACCTCGACCTTATAACGAATGCGGCGCAGGAACGCCTCGTCGACCAGCTGCTTAGGCTCGATGTTGGTCGAGAAGATAATCAGCTGATCAAACGGCACCTCGATCTTCTTGCCGGTGTGCAGCGTCAGGAAGTCGAGCCGCTTCTCGAGCGGCACGATCCAGCGGTTCAGCAGCTCGCGCGGGCGCACCTGCTGGCGACCAAAGTCGTCGATCAGGAACAGGCCGCCGTTGGCCTTCATCTGGAGCGGAGCCTCGTAGTACTTGCTATACTCGTCGTACACCAGGTCGAGCGAGTCGAGGTTTAGCTCGCCGCCGGCGATCACGATCGGGCGGCGCGAGAGCACCCAGCGCTTATCGTAGGCCTGCTCGGCGCCGGCCGGCACCGGCACGCGATCGTGATGGATCGGGTCGAACACACGAATAATCTGGCCATCGATCATGACGGCGTACGGGATCATGATCGCATCGGACATGAGCTTCGACACGGC
The sequence above is drawn from the Candidatus Kouleothrix ribensis genome and encodes:
- a CDS encoding EAL domain-containing protein codes for the protein MTPSSGNVLVVDDQEFLRDLLARYLKDLKHTVMLAGNGRQALDLLRAHKFDLVLLDIMMPVMSGFEVLAELKGDPQLSDIPVIVISADTEIESIITCIKHGAEDYLFKPYNSVLLNARVNACLDKKRLREQERAYLQTLEQRVAERTALAEQRATALERSEAAFRRQTTVLQSILDSMGDGVVVVDTAGALVHQNPAARHTLADRLVEFLPSVGHPLENFHHADQVTIYRSDELPLAQAIHGRSIDSAEIFIAPTAHEPSQWLSVTARPLREPDGTLSGGVAVFRDISADKQAEVALRESEERYALAAQGANDGLWDWDLKRDQLFFSPRWKSMLGYAEEEIGNTPDEWFKRVHPDDRERLEVHLAAHFRRLIAQFEHEYRVLHRDGNYRWMLCRGLAIWDASGQAMRMAGSQTDITDRKSAEQRLQHDALHDVLTGLPNRALLVDRLGRALARLKRSPDYRFALLFLDLDRFKMINDSLGHAVGDQLLITIAQRVESCLRPGDTIARMGGDEFTILLEEITDEAVISDIADRIQREISSPLQLDSHHVFTTASIGITLSSQGYDRPADMIRDADTAMYHAKMRGKARHVLFHPSMHTQAMAQLELESDLRQALVRQELSVYYQPIISLDSGQVTGFEALVRWQHPRRGLLYPADFIDLAEETGLIIPIGWWVLREACRQVREWQMQFPDTPSLSINVNLSSKQIGQPDVVEQVVQALNETGLSPRSLKLEITEHTLIDCDASTTNILTRIRELGVQLCIDDFGTGYSSLSYLYQLPIDALKIDRSFISRLESNGENGEIVQTIISLARMLGLEAVAEGIETEHQIEQLKQFHCTQGQGWLFSRAVDAQSASDLVKNSMFGAAKIPELQA
- a CDS encoding kinase/pyrophosphorylase — encoded protein: MQPQSQPNSAIPPIFIVSGGAGALGKHVARVALAQFPGAAPEVIVIPQVCRSEQMAEVIAQVAARNGLIIHTMVDPYLRAVLLDMAREHKLTTIDTIGDPLAQLAALFGQAPLGQPGLYQGDYDAYLERIKAIEYTVDHDDGRSPHHLDQADVVLTGVSRVGKTPLSIYLSVLGWKVANVPLVKQVPPPPELFTIDRRRVVGLMIDVDILMQHRRWRQSANAGMGGRSYSDPEELYEEIEAARRVFRQGGFAVINVTNKPIEESADHVIALISRYFEHRLTMPGAAR
- a CDS encoding DUF4173 domain-containing protein gives rise to the protein MPASLRQPAQVLLAALVLGLLADYLFYDRSFGISAPLFAGMGLAALAALSTAERRTPTRANLWLAAGALVFAACLAWRASATLTTLNALAVLGMLALLASSYRGAALARQPVAHTIAQLIAGLSDMAFQPAAAALYATRQRAATPTDRRVGPWLRPIGCGLLLALPVLFIFTGLLMSADSIFASYVEQILSFDLPLDLTQLIGHAFFVAAATWACAGGLLVALLGDERSGFGRAFGAVARALIGLIYIDPAEAHAIEDLPAEGDTQRLRMPRQAPIGLGAIEALTVLVLVDLLFGGFMAIQGAYFFGGLDTLARTGMTYAEYARRGFFELLAVACLALGLLCTLAIITRRPVPSHRRAFNAACTAMIALVLGLLASAFQRMQLYEHAYGYTELRIYTHSFMIWLAVVLALFVVALLRGRPQVFTFGGLVSLVAYVLVLNLANPDALIVRENIGRSDLSAEQQRGGEQVDTYYLTQLSPDATPALVAALSQLDDRARQDIADALAQQYWQLAEQQQRDGWPGWHLGRASARWAIEAAGLAKPIERR
- a CDS encoding RtcB family protein yields the protein MKPHQLIEPWKGDKRFTEIAKRAAALKKAGHGAEQIVAAITGEFGPPPALARLHELPRPFQVYGEIGADIEPPALAQLELALRLPIALRGALMPDAHPGYALPIGGVFAAYRAVAPAMVGVDIGCRMHLTIFDMPPDEWLRRRAELFAALRSVTLFGTGVARPRPADHAVLDDPAWGLTAQTRNLRAKAAAQLGTSGSGNHFAELVVGELLPTSTGDPFATAPALNVPQRFCGLLTHSGSRGVGHALATHYMRVAAHETAQRARVPKMYEWLDLDREAGQEYWAAMELAGAYARANHEVIHAAFARLARLRELVVVQNHHNFAWRDGDTVIHRKGATPAEAGVLGVIPGSMATPSYLVAGRGQPAALNSASHGAGRRGSRTAARNSISMRDARTLLEQHDVLIDGLSVDEAPQAYKDIERVISLQVAAGLIEPLARMRPIAVIMAGEAGDD
- a CDS encoding leucyl/phenylalanyl-tRNA--protein transferase, with amino-acid sequence MHSMNLTPDMLIAGYCQGLFPMAGEDGQIEWYDVKLRAIIPLDAFHVSKRLARRVRNGGFEIRVDTCFRTVMRACAAPRPGHDGTWISEAMVDAYTALHDLGFAHSVEAWAGGELVGGLYGVALRGLFAGESMFSRTTDASKVALVYLVERLRCGGFTLLDSQYIVGDHMRQFGAIEISRAEYQRRLAHALMVEATF
- a CDS encoding ATP-binding protein, with amino-acid sequence MQQPLTSVPITDGSAAEPQLPPRPRSIDDTGLSLSFISDMIVRALYLIGEMTGQQIVDLLHLPYDNVIDQSISYLRREQMCEIKGTGGIGEKAYRYQATARGVERAKEIGERTQYLGPAPVTLEAYSAMMRQQTTQGLIITEDSIRQAFAHLVIGEALLQQLGPAINSGRSIFLFGHAGNGKTSIAEAVSKLMSDAIMIPYAVMIDGQIIRVFDPIHHDRVPVPAGAEQAYDKRWVLSRRPIVIAGGELNLDSLDLVYDEYSKYYEAPLQMKANGGLFLIDDFGRQQVRPRELLNRWIVPLEKRLDFLTLHTGKKIEVPFDQLIIFSTNIEPKQLVDEAFLRRIRYKVEVTNPSPPEYREILRRICKAKNVPYSDEGLRYLLEHEYTKRNMELRACHPRDLIDQLIDIAHFTRTQPTMSRELIAAACKSYFVEV